In Euphorbia lathyris chromosome 10, ddEupLath1.1, whole genome shotgun sequence, a single genomic region encodes these proteins:
- the LOC136209770 gene encoding protein CLT2, chloroplastic isoform X3: MIAIPKSPFIVIGMLEALGVVTGMSAAAMLPGPAIPILNQTFLVFQLTFSAILLGRRYSFIQISGCLLVAIGVAVAVSSGSGTDQMLLGVEFIWPAIMIISTAFQAGASIIKEFVFVDASKRLKGKSLDIFVVNSFGSGFQALFVLIFLPVLSNLKGIPFSQLPSYLMSGAGCFLNIGGRPECNGAPLLPVLYIATNIAFNISLLNLMKISSAVVASLGVTLSVPIAIYIMSLPLPYHPEGAVLSPYFLVGSVILVLGLVLFNVARPIKQASD; encoded by the exons ATGATAGCTATTCCAAAATCACCGTTCATAGTTATTGGGATGCTAGAAGCTCTTGGGGTCGTGACAGGAATGTCGGCTGCTG CCATGCTTCCTGGACCTGCCATACCCATATTAAATCAG ACATTTTTGGTGTTTCAGCTGACATTTTCTGCAATTCTCTTGGGAAGGAGGTACTCATTCATTCAAATCAGTGGCTGCTTGCTGGTAGCTATTGGTGTTGCAGTGGCTGTTTCAAG TGGATCCGGTACTGATCAGATGCTGTTAGGAGTTGAGTTCATCTGGCCAGCTATAATGATAATATCAACTGCCTTTCAAGCTGGTGCATCTATTATAAAG GAATTTGTATTTGTGGATGCTTCTAAGCGCTTAAAG GGGAAGTCGCTTGACATATTTGTCGTGAACTCTTTTGGCTCTGGGTTTCAG GCTCTTTTTGTACTCATCTTTCTACCTGTATTGTCCAACTTGAAAGGCATTCCATTTTCCCAGCTTCCTTCATATCTGATGAGTGGTGCTGGTTGCTTTTTGAACATCGGAGGTCGGCCAG AATGCAATGGAGCCCCATTGCTTCCGGTGCTTTATATAGCTACTAATATAGCTTTCAACATCTCGTTGCTCAATCTGATGAAAATTTCTTCTGCAGTTGTGGCCTCTCTGGGTGTAACGTTGTCAG TGCCAATAGCAATTTATATTATGTCCCTTCCATTGCCATATCATCCTGAAGGAGCAGTTTTGAGTCCATATTTTCTGGTGGGTAGCGTAATTCTTGTATTGGGTCTAGTTCTGTTCAATGTGGCGAGACCAATCAAGCAGGCTTCAGATTAG
- the LOC136209770 gene encoding protein CLT2, chloroplastic isoform X2 → MSLCSYNLPFFNSIVPLPSYYVHGPMSSSNNPILRLPKSRLASRFAQFTGGDVPVHPCRNSQRTSSYTVRASNETPPPPPPLVFSNNNNKLILVGSAITITLAVANRVLYKLALVPMKQYPFFLAQFTTFGYVVIYLSILYGRYRAGIVINEMIAIPKSPFIVIGMLEALGVVTGMSAAAMLPGPAIPILNQTFLVFQLTFSAILLGRRYSFIQISGCLLVAIGVAVAVSSGSGTDQMLLGVEFIWPAIMIISTAFQAGASIIKEFVFVDASKRLKGKSLDIFVVNSFGSGFQALFVLIFLPVLSNLKGIPFSQLPSYLMSGAGCFLNIGGRPVVASLGVTLSVPIAIYIMSLPLPYHPEGAVLSPYFLVGSVILVLGLVLFNVARPIKQASD, encoded by the exons ATGTCGCTCTGCAGCTACAACCTGCCATTTTTCAACTCCATTGTCCCTCTTCCTTCCTACTACGTCCACGGACCTATGTCCTCCTCCAATAATCCTATTCTCCGTCTTCCTAAATCACGACTTGCTAGTAGGTTTGCTCAATTCACCGGCGGCGATGTTCCCGTTCATCCTTGTCGCAATTCACAGAGAACCAGCAGTTACACTGTTCGCGCCTCAAATGAAACTCCTCCTCCACCGCCGCCCCTTGTCTTCTCTAACAATAACAATAAACTAATCCTCGTTGGCTCTGCTATTACGATTACATTAGCTGTGGCAAATCGCGTGTTATACAAGCTCGCTCTTGTCCCCATGAAACAGTATCCTTTCTTCTTAGCTCAATTCACTACTTTCGG GTACGTGGTGATTTATCTTTCCATATTGTATGGGCGGTATCGTGCAGGAATTGTGATTAATGAGATGATAGCTATTCCAAAATCACCGTTCATAGTTATTGGGATGCTAGAAGCTCTTGGGGTCGTGACAGGAATGTCGGCTGCTG CCATGCTTCCTGGACCTGCCATACCCATATTAAATCAG ACATTTTTGGTGTTTCAGCTGACATTTTCTGCAATTCTCTTGGGAAGGAGGTACTCATTCATTCAAATCAGTGGCTGCTTGCTGGTAGCTATTGGTGTTGCAGTGGCTGTTTCAAG TGGATCCGGTACTGATCAGATGCTGTTAGGAGTTGAGTTCATCTGGCCAGCTATAATGATAATATCAACTGCCTTTCAAGCTGGTGCATCTATTATAAAG GAATTTGTATTTGTGGATGCTTCTAAGCGCTTAAAG GGGAAGTCGCTTGACATATTTGTCGTGAACTCTTTTGGCTCTGGGTTTCAG GCTCTTTTTGTACTCATCTTTCTACCTGTATTGTCCAACTTGAAAGGCATTCCATTTTCCCAGCTTCCTTCATATCTGATGAGTGGTGCTGGTTGCTTTTTGAACATCGGAGGTCGGCCAG TTGTGGCCTCTCTGGGTGTAACGTTGTCAG TGCCAATAGCAATTTATATTATGTCCCTTCCATTGCCATATCATCCTGAAGGAGCAGTTTTGAGTCCATATTTTCTGGTGGGTAGCGTAATTCTTGTATTGGGTCTAGTTCTGTTCAATGTGGCGAGACCAATCAAGCAGGCTTCAGATTAG
- the LOC136209801 gene encoding uncharacterized protein, with protein sequence MAALQFLSSFKYSDSLTVVGISVCTAVVCEAISWILIYRTSSYKSLKSSIDKASKKLETMKTETTKITNKKSKTKKIDRVESSLKESSRDLSLFKFKSGAVVALVLFIVFGLLNSLFEGKVVAKLPFKPIAIVKKMSHRGLQGDDPTDCSMAFLYFLCSISIRTNLQKFLGFSPPRGAAGAGLFPIPDPKTN encoded by the coding sequence ATGGCTGCTCTCCAATTCCTTTCCTCTTTCAAGTACTCTGACAGCCTCACGGTGGTCGGGATCTCTGTCTGTACCGCTGTTGTCTGTGAGGCCATCTCCTGGATCTTAATTTACCGTACCAGCTCCTACAAATCCCTCAAATCCTCCATCGACAAAGCTTCTAAGAAGCTCGAGACCATGAAAACCGAAACCACCAAAATCACCAACAAGAAGTCTAAGACTAAGAAAATTGACCGCGTCGAGTCCTCTCTAAAAGAGTCAAGTCGAGACCTCTCTCTCTTTAAATTCAAATCTGGAGCTGTTGTGGCCTTGGTTCTCTTCATCGTTTTTGGACTACTCAATTCGCTCTTCGAAGGAAAAGTTGTGGCCAAATTGCCTTTTAAGCCGATTGCGATCGTGAAGAAGATGAGTCATAGAGGATTGCAAGGAGACGATCCGACTGATTGTTCAATGGCGTTTTTGTATTTCCTTTGTTCGATCAGTATTCGCACAAATCTTCAGAAGTTTCTAGGGTTTTCACCACCACGTGGAGCTGCCGGCGCTGGGTTGTTCCCTATACCTGATCCGAAAACGAATTGA
- the LOC136209770 gene encoding protein CLT2, chloroplastic isoform X1 produces MSLCSYNLPFFNSIVPLPSYYVHGPMSSSNNPILRLPKSRLASRFAQFTGGDVPVHPCRNSQRTSSYTVRASNETPPPPPPLVFSNNNNKLILVGSAITITLAVANRVLYKLALVPMKQYPFFLAQFTTFGYVVIYLSILYGRYRAGIVINEMIAIPKSPFIVIGMLEALGVVTGMSAAAMLPGPAIPILNQTFLVFQLTFSAILLGRRYSFIQISGCLLVAIGVAVAVSSGSGTDQMLLGVEFIWPAIMIISTAFQAGASIIKEFVFVDASKRLKGKSLDIFVVNSFGSGFQALFVLIFLPVLSNLKGIPFSQLPSYLMSGAGCFLNIGGRPECNGAPLLPVLYIATNIAFNISLLNLMKISSAVVASLGVTLSVPIAIYIMSLPLPYHPEGAVLSPYFLVGSVILVLGLVLFNVARPIKQASD; encoded by the exons ATGTCGCTCTGCAGCTACAACCTGCCATTTTTCAACTCCATTGTCCCTCTTCCTTCCTACTACGTCCACGGACCTATGTCCTCCTCCAATAATCCTATTCTCCGTCTTCCTAAATCACGACTTGCTAGTAGGTTTGCTCAATTCACCGGCGGCGATGTTCCCGTTCATCCTTGTCGCAATTCACAGAGAACCAGCAGTTACACTGTTCGCGCCTCAAATGAAACTCCTCCTCCACCGCCGCCCCTTGTCTTCTCTAACAATAACAATAAACTAATCCTCGTTGGCTCTGCTATTACGATTACATTAGCTGTGGCAAATCGCGTGTTATACAAGCTCGCTCTTGTCCCCATGAAACAGTATCCTTTCTTCTTAGCTCAATTCACTACTTTCGG GTACGTGGTGATTTATCTTTCCATATTGTATGGGCGGTATCGTGCAGGAATTGTGATTAATGAGATGATAGCTATTCCAAAATCACCGTTCATAGTTATTGGGATGCTAGAAGCTCTTGGGGTCGTGACAGGAATGTCGGCTGCTG CCATGCTTCCTGGACCTGCCATACCCATATTAAATCAG ACATTTTTGGTGTTTCAGCTGACATTTTCTGCAATTCTCTTGGGAAGGAGGTACTCATTCATTCAAATCAGTGGCTGCTTGCTGGTAGCTATTGGTGTTGCAGTGGCTGTTTCAAG TGGATCCGGTACTGATCAGATGCTGTTAGGAGTTGAGTTCATCTGGCCAGCTATAATGATAATATCAACTGCCTTTCAAGCTGGTGCATCTATTATAAAG GAATTTGTATTTGTGGATGCTTCTAAGCGCTTAAAG GGGAAGTCGCTTGACATATTTGTCGTGAACTCTTTTGGCTCTGGGTTTCAG GCTCTTTTTGTACTCATCTTTCTACCTGTATTGTCCAACTTGAAAGGCATTCCATTTTCCCAGCTTCCTTCATATCTGATGAGTGGTGCTGGTTGCTTTTTGAACATCGGAGGTCGGCCAG AATGCAATGGAGCCCCATTGCTTCCGGTGCTTTATATAGCTACTAATATAGCTTTCAACATCTCGTTGCTCAATCTGATGAAAATTTCTTCTGCAGTTGTGGCCTCTCTGGGTGTAACGTTGTCAG TGCCAATAGCAATTTATATTATGTCCCTTCCATTGCCATATCATCCTGAAGGAGCAGTTTTGAGTCCATATTTTCTGGTGGGTAGCGTAATTCTTGTATTGGGTCTAGTTCTGTTCAATGTGGCGAGACCAATCAAGCAGGCTTCAGATTAG